The Balaenoptera acutorostrata chromosome 15, mBalAcu1.1, whole genome shotgun sequence genome contains a region encoding:
- the AVP gene encoding vasopressin-neurophysin 2-copeptin has translation MPDATLPACFLGLLAFTSACYFQNCPRGGKRAMSDLELRQCLPCGPGGKGRCFGPSICCGDELGCFMGTAEALRCQEENYLPSPCQSGQKPCGSGGRCAAVGICCNDESCVTEPECREGASFPRRARASDLSNATLLDGPSGALLLRLVQLAGAPEPAEPAQPGVY, from the exons ATGCCCGACGccacactgcctgcctgcttcctcGGCCTGCTGGCCTTCACCTCCGCTTGCTACTTCCAGAACTGCCCAAGGGGCGGCAAGAGGGCCATGTCCGACCTGGAGCTGAGACAG TGTCTCCCCTGCGGCCCCGGGGGCAAAGGCCGCTGCTTCGGGCCCAGCATCTGCTGCGGGGACGAGCTGGGCTGCTTCATGGGCACGGCCGAGGCGCTGCGCTGCCAGGAGGAGAACTACCTGCCGTCGCCCTGCCAGTCCGGCCAGAAGCCGTGCGGGAGCGGGGGCCGCTGCGCCGCCGTCGGCATCTGCTGCAACGACG AGAGCTGCGTGACAGAGCCCGAGTGCCGGGAGGGCGCCAGCTTCCCTCGACGCGCCCGGGCCAGCGACCTGAGCAACGCGACCCTGCTGGACGGGCCGAGCGGGGCCTTGCTGCTGCGGCTGGTACAGCTGGCGGGGGCGCCGGAGCCCGCTGAGCCCGCCCAGCCCGGCGTCTACTGA
- the UBOX5 gene encoding RING finger protein 37 isoform X1, protein MVINLCLPQFRPRIYCNKISADGYEVENLISEDLTKRSHGFRTEYFIKPPVYVTVSFPFNVEICRINIDLTAGGGQNVTGLEMYTSALSSRVSWNTPECQTPGPDEPSIPDKEAFTLVGKVLLKNQNQVVFSHRGFKARPPFGPMEATLPSPAVVAQELWNKGALSLSHVAHLKICITHVTGSGIPCIKRLEVWGQPAKTCSQEVIDSVLLVASESLPQDLSLQAPALPMESDCDPGGQSEGQQAPSSLLELAEVIRDVPEEFLDPITLEIMPYPMLLPSGKVIDQSTLEKCNRSEATWGRVPSDPFTGVAFTPHSQPLPHPSLKARIDHFLLQHSIPGCHLLGRAQTALAVTPSSIALPSQKRKMEQGEHAPDSSLGLNASCFSTTSLLVSPTTSEHTAKKMKAASELMDCSTGPVSHEQKLSQSLEIALTSTLGSMPSFTARLTRGQLQHLSTRGSSASWRPGSSSEQPGSILGPECTSCKRVFSPYFKKEPVYQLPCGHLLCRPCLGEKQRSLPMTCIACQQPFANQDVLRVHF, encoded by the exons ATGGTAATAAATCTTTGCCTCCCACAGTTCAGACCAAGAATTTACTGCAACAAG ATATCAGCTGATGGTTATGAAGTAGAAAATCTCATCTCTGAAGACCTCACAAAGAGAAGTCATGGTTTTAGGACAGAGTATTTCATTAAGCCACCAGTCTATGTGACAGTTTCCTTTCCCTTCAATGTGGAAATCTGTAGGATTAACATAGACCTCACAGCTGGGGGAGGCCAGAATGTCACTGGCCTGGAAATGTATACATCTGCCTTGTCCAGCAGAGTGTCTTGGAATACCCCCGAGTGCCAGACCCCAGGCCCAGATGAGCCATCCATTCCGGACAAAGAAGCGTTCACTTTGGTGGGCAAAGTCTTGTTGAAAAACCAGAACCAAGTGGTGTTTAGCCACAGGGGCTTCAAAGCCAGGCCACCTTTTGGCCCGATGGAAGCCACACTCCCCTCCCCTGCTGTTGTGGCCCAGGAGCTCTGGAATAAAGGGGCTCTTTCTCTTAGTCATGTGGCCCATCTCAAGATTTGTATCACCCATGTGACAGGCAGTGGTATCCCTTGTATCAAGCGGTTGGAAGTATGGGGTCAGCCAGCCAAAACCTGCTCTCAGGAGGTGATAGACAGTGTTTTGCTGGTTGCCTCAGAGAGCCTCCCTCAGGACTTGTCTCTACAGGCCCCAGCCTTGCCCATGGAGAGTGACTGTGATCCTGGGGGCCAGTCTGAGGGCCAGCAGGCCCCCTCCAGCCTACTGGAGCTGGCTGAGGTAATTCGGGATGTACCTGAAGAGTTCCTGGATCCCATCACCCTGGAGATCATGCCTTACCCCATGCTGCTGCCCTCAGGCAAGGTCATTGACCAGagcacgctggagaagtgtaacCGTAGTGAAGCCACATGGGGCCGAGTGCCCAGTGACCCTTTCACAGGAGTAGCCTTTACTCCacactcccagcccctgcctcaccCCTCCTTGAAGGCCCGGATCGACCATTTCCTGCTGCAGCACTCCATCCCTGGCTGCCACCTGCTTGGGAGAGCACAGACTGCATTGGCAGTGACCCCTTCTTCCATTGCTCTGCCCTCTCAGAAAAGGAAGATGGAGCAGGGTGAACATGCCCCAGACAGTAGCCTTGGCTTaaatgcttcctgtttttctaCCACAAGCCTTCTGGTCTCACCCACTACCTCAGAGCACACTGCTAAGAAAATGAAAGCTGCCAGTGAGCTCATGGATTGTTCAACAG GTCCAGTATCCCATGAGCAAAAGCTGTCACAAAGCTTAGAAATTGCCTTGACGTCAACCCTTGGCTCCATGCCCTCCTTCACAGCTCGGCTGACCAGGGGACAGCTCCAGCACCTCAGCACAAGAGGGAGCAGTGCTTCCTGGAGGCCAGGCTCCAGCTCGG AGCAGCCTGGGAGCATCCTGGGCCCCGAATGCACATCCTGCAAAAGAGTGTTCTCTCCCTACTTCAAAAAGGAGCCCGTGTACCAGCTTCCCTGTGGCCATCTCCTGTGCCGGCCCTGCCTGGGTGAGAAGCAACGCTCCCTGCCCATGACATGCATAGCCTGCCAGCAGCCATTTGCCAACCAGGACGTTCTGCGGGTTCACTTCTGA
- the UBOX5 gene encoding RING finger protein 37 isoform X2 — protein MVINLCLPQFRPRIYCNKISADGYEVENLISEDLTKRSHGFRTEYFIKPPVYVTVSFPFNVEICRINIDLTAGGGQNVTGLEMYTSALSSRVSWNTPECQTPGPDEPSIPDKEAFTLVGKVLLKNQNQVVFSHRGFKARPPFGPMEATLPSPAVVAQELWNKGALSLSHVAHLKICITHVTGSGIPCIKRLEVWGQPAKTCSQEVIDSVLLVASESLPQDLSLQAPALPMESDCDPGGQSEGQQAPSSLLELAEVIRDVPEEFLDPITLEIMPYPMLLPSGKVIDQSTLEKCNRSEATWGRVPSDPFTGVAFTPHSQPLPHPSLKARIDHFLLQHSIPGCHLLGRAQTALAVTPSSIALPSQKRKMEQGEHAPDSSLGLNASCFSTTSLLVSPTTSEHTAKKMKAASELMDCSTGPVSHEQKLSQSLEIALTSTLGSMPSFTARLTRGQLQHLSTRGSSASWRPGSSSAWEHPGPRMHILQKSVLSLLQKGARVPASLWPSPVPALPG, from the exons ATGGTAATAAATCTTTGCCTCCCACAGTTCAGACCAAGAATTTACTGCAACAAG ATATCAGCTGATGGTTATGAAGTAGAAAATCTCATCTCTGAAGACCTCACAAAGAGAAGTCATGGTTTTAGGACAGAGTATTTCATTAAGCCACCAGTCTATGTGACAGTTTCCTTTCCCTTCAATGTGGAAATCTGTAGGATTAACATAGACCTCACAGCTGGGGGAGGCCAGAATGTCACTGGCCTGGAAATGTATACATCTGCCTTGTCCAGCAGAGTGTCTTGGAATACCCCCGAGTGCCAGACCCCAGGCCCAGATGAGCCATCCATTCCGGACAAAGAAGCGTTCACTTTGGTGGGCAAAGTCTTGTTGAAAAACCAGAACCAAGTGGTGTTTAGCCACAGGGGCTTCAAAGCCAGGCCACCTTTTGGCCCGATGGAAGCCACACTCCCCTCCCCTGCTGTTGTGGCCCAGGAGCTCTGGAATAAAGGGGCTCTTTCTCTTAGTCATGTGGCCCATCTCAAGATTTGTATCACCCATGTGACAGGCAGTGGTATCCCTTGTATCAAGCGGTTGGAAGTATGGGGTCAGCCAGCCAAAACCTGCTCTCAGGAGGTGATAGACAGTGTTTTGCTGGTTGCCTCAGAGAGCCTCCCTCAGGACTTGTCTCTACAGGCCCCAGCCTTGCCCATGGAGAGTGACTGTGATCCTGGGGGCCAGTCTGAGGGCCAGCAGGCCCCCTCCAGCCTACTGGAGCTGGCTGAGGTAATTCGGGATGTACCTGAAGAGTTCCTGGATCCCATCACCCTGGAGATCATGCCTTACCCCATGCTGCTGCCCTCAGGCAAGGTCATTGACCAGagcacgctggagaagtgtaacCGTAGTGAAGCCACATGGGGCCGAGTGCCCAGTGACCCTTTCACAGGAGTAGCCTTTACTCCacactcccagcccctgcctcaccCCTCCTTGAAGGCCCGGATCGACCATTTCCTGCTGCAGCACTCCATCCCTGGCTGCCACCTGCTTGGGAGAGCACAGACTGCATTGGCAGTGACCCCTTCTTCCATTGCTCTGCCCTCTCAGAAAAGGAAGATGGAGCAGGGTGAACATGCCCCAGACAGTAGCCTTGGCTTaaatgcttcctgtttttctaCCACAAGCCTTCTGGTCTCACCCACTACCTCAGAGCACACTGCTAAGAAAATGAAAGCTGCCAGTGAGCTCATGGATTGTTCAACAG GTCCAGTATCCCATGAGCAAAAGCTGTCACAAAGCTTAGAAATTGCCTTGACGTCAACCCTTGGCTCCATGCCCTCCTTCACAGCTCGGCTGACCAGGGGACAGCTCCAGCACCTCAGCACAAGAGGGAGCAGTGCTTCCTGGAGGCCAGGCTCCAGCTCGG CCTGGGAGCATCCTGGGCCCCGAATGCACATCCTGCAAAAGAGTGTTCTCTCCCTACTTCAAAAAGGAGCCCGTGTACCAGCTTCCCTGTGGCCATCTCCTGTGCCGGCCCTGCCTGGGTGA